One genomic region from Clupea harengus unplaced genomic scaffold, Ch_v2.0.2, whole genome shotgun sequence encodes:
- the LOC122131388 gene encoding uncharacterized protein LOC122131388: MDEILDLSHSGQRLICIDASDEGVEINPRSEQLINFTNFEEWQKQDVEDSNTIAASERYQQVEHGSVERQKARNSPFNCSFCGKVFGNSNALNKHLLTHQSDRPHVCSICQRAFKRHDHLTGHMLTHQKRKLFHCAELGCQRSYCDAHSLKRHCLSQHGIHPKPTTSESTSTHSTLHPTAHWEPAEDTLSVQGSSDQSGYPTIFIPAPKTVTDTQSVSANYHSYVDYNNYTGFSTVVRGLGVSQFTVEGGAQEKPLVGQDQWIPGPTKGMYAMSRGEAVPSEDMQGSTQWPVGLEPESSVISADSAAAQSFGADGLSAPCWENTLDFPMSDLQALDNMLSFQSSRETANCHDELVDRPASSENSNHTRLETQPSQHSHINESLTQVKKIKSETLSPWPISSHEFTTAADLPPIAPQSQLSVLAGMHAIPKKVDKAKKRARKRKITVDDVLPLQVYYEDSVPLHPRSRPGFLVSPSQVAMASFSADNAPYPSFKGGGVSVITYAEEGQESCERSDYGDLSEDSFSWAHPASSRAYDHVDSHSPEPFTSVQHGETVETTADEILVAQWSPHHSEKKCLSPLIIPVSVPVSKGPEEGDRCRSFTPSDEEAAQSMEGTRLKKTRRLESLKTLIIPTPMQPHQMIEQEALAGLRFRATGGYLSQLRSPTYLAGQLMNPDLQLAPYTPPPMLSPLRPGSGLYFNKLPQQHPCPPLASSLINAMGLFSLFMLDLAQCGLRNDRMFGSCLCLSMSLVWCLW, encoded by the exons ATGGATGAAATATTGGACCTGAGTCATTCTGGTCAACGCCTCATATGCATTGATGCCTCCGATGAAGGTGTCGAAATTAACCCCAGATCTGAACAGCTCATTAACTTCACAAACTTTGAAGAGTGGCAGAAGCAAGATG TGGAGGATAGTAATACTATCGCAGCGAGTGAGAGGTACCAACAGGTGGAACATGGATcagtggagagacagaaagctaGGAACTCCCCTTTCAATTGTTCCTTCTGTGGCAAAGTATTTGGGAATTCAAATGCCCTAAATAAACACCTTTTGACGCACCAGTCAGACCGACCGCACGTCTGTTCCATCTGCCAACGTGCATTTAAACGCCATGATCATCT GACAGGCCACATGTTGACACACCAGAAGCGGAAGCTATTTCACTGTGCAGAGCTTGGCTGTCAGCGGAGCTACTGTGACGCTCACTCCCTGAAGCGCCACTGTTTGTCTCAACATGGCATTCATCCCAAGCCTACGacatcagagagcacctccacccactccaccctccaccctacAGCACACTGGGAACCAGCAGAGGACACTCTGAGTGTACAAGGCAGCAGTGACCAAAGTGGCTATCCTACCATTTTCATTCCTGCCCCAAAAACTGTGACCGACACCCAGTCTGTAAGTGCTAATTATCACAGCTATGTTGATTACAATAACTACACAGGGTTTTCCACTGTGGTCAGAGGACTTGGAGTGAGTCAATTCACAGTTGAGGGTGGTGCTCAAGAGAAGCCCCTCGTAGGCCAAGATCAGTGGATCCCAGGACCTACAAAAGGTATGTATGCTATGAGCAGAGGTGAAGCGGTGCCATCTGAGGATATGCAGGGCTCTACACAATGGCCAGTGGGTCTAGAGCCAGAGTCGAGTGTTATCAGTGCAGATTCTGCTGCAGCACAGAGCTTTGGGGCGGATGGCCTGAGCGCCCCCTGCTGGGAGAACACGCTTGATTTTCCTATGTCAGACCTCCAGGCACTCGATAACATGTTGTCATTTCAGTCCTCACGGGAGACAGCCAACTGCCACGATGAGTTGGTGGACAGGCCAGCTTCTTCGGAAAATTCCAATCACACAAGACTGGAAACACAACCGAGTCAACATTCTCACATAAACGAAAGTCTTACTCAGGTCAAAAAGATTAAGTCGGAGACATTGTCTCCATGGCCCATCTCTAGCCATGAATTTACCACAGCAGCGGACCTTCCACCAATTGCTCCGCAATCCCAATTGAGTGTATTGGCAGGAATGCACGCTATCCCTAAAAAAGTGGACAAGGCGAAAAAGAGAGCAAGGAAGAGGAAAATCACAGTTGACGATGTCCTCCCTTTGCAAGTTTATTATGAAGACTCAGTTCCTCTGCATCCGCGGTCCCGCCCAGGGTTCCTTGTATCTCCAAGCCAGGTAGCAATGGCTTCATTTAGCGCAGACAATGCCCCCTACCCGTCTtttaag GGAGGAGGTGTCTCTGTCATCACTTACGCAGAGGAAGGACAGGAGTCTTGTGAAAG GTCAGACTATGGTGACCTCTCTGAAGATAGCTTTTCCTGGGCTCATCCAGCCTCTTCTAGGGCATATGATCATGTGGACTCTCACTCACCAGAGCCATTCACCTCTGTTCAG catggtgaaacagtggAGACCACCGCCGATGAAATATTGGTCGCCCAGTGGTCACCCCATCATTCGGAGAAAAAGTGTCTGTCACCCCTGATCATCCCGGTATCTGTACCTGTTTCAAAGGGCCCAGAGGAGGGTGACAGGTGCCGGAGCTTTACACCATCCGAT GAAGAGGCAGCTCAGTCGATGGAGGGAACGAGACTGAAGAAGACCCGCCGGCTGGAGTCGCTGAAAACCCTCATCATTCCCACTCCCATGCAGCCCCACCAGATGATAGAGCAGGAGGCTTTGGCTGGCCTGCGGTTCCGTGCTACGGGAGGCTACTTAAGCCAGCTGCGCTCCCCCACATATTTGGCTGGCCAGCTGATGAACCCCGACCTCCAGCTCGCCCCCTACACCCCCCCGCCGATGCTGAGTCCACTGAGGCCAGGAAGCGGCCTGTATTTCAACAAGCTGCCCCAGCAGCATCCCTGTCCACCCCTGGCCAGTTCCCTCATCAATGCTATGGGTTTGTTCTCCCTCTTCATGCTGGATCTCGCTCAGTGTGGGCTGAGAAACGATAGGATGTTTGGCTCATGCCTCTGCCTAAGCATGTCACTAGTTTGGTGTTTGTGGTGA